One part of the Vicia villosa cultivar HV-30 ecotype Madison, WI linkage group LG6, Vvil1.0, whole genome shotgun sequence genome encodes these proteins:
- the LOC131609664 gene encoding golgin candidate 3-like isoform X1, with the protein MWSTIANLKENLNKIALDVHHADDDEDDVDLASYGFQADGESPSVSDRRNSRGSVHSNSIHRSPAPNGNTDDSYGSEIEQYRAEITRLQASEAEIKALSVNYAALLKEKEDHIIRLNKENGSLKQNLEASSPASSNGNYKVKGSNDQSSSRQHRFATQTKNRYATNNGTMPTLESNAIPSNMVSNHSNLQEKDKELADSVEGKSSPTVATQVPHTHEIQKLKLELQQERDKLANIQLQFHEEQKLNKSFQEELKLLKLERDKTTDEVRQLHNELNEKVSEIKRLQLELTRQEGEEAGNAMDSSKRLIETLEKENSTLKMEKSELEAALKVSRASFHDKKSPDASQIQNRDSSTVSDLSDPSKSFPGKEEMEISLQKMSNELKKTQQERDKAVQGLTRLKQHLLEKENEESEKMDEDTKIIEELRDSNNYLKAQISHLERVLKQATSDQEKLKMANSSEVLKSREVIDDLNKKLTNCISTIDAKNVELINLQTALGQYYAEIEAKEYLEGELARAREETASLSQLLKDADSRADILRGEKEEILAKLSHSEKVQSEWRSRVSKIEEENAKLRRALEQSMTRLNRMSVDSDFLVDRRIVIKLLITYFQRNHSKEVLDLMVRMLGFSNEDKQRIGLAQQGPGKGVVRGVLGLPGRLVGGILGGSSSESAVNVGSDNQSFADMWVDFLLKETEEREKREMSGSTGEPMGDSRDKTTNTNSASSPPPPSNQRFSTGNAPISSPTNQNSSPPSRGYFQHSEQIGSEFSTVPLTYSDSRTTSAKLLPRY; encoded by the exons ATGTGGAGCACCATTGCCAATTTGAAGGAGAACTTGAACAAGATTGCCCTCGATGTTCACCACGCCGACGATGATGAAGACGACGTCGATTTAGCTTCGTACGGATTCCAAGCCGACGGCGAGAGTCCTTCCGTCTCCGATCGCCGGAATTCTCGTGGCTCCGTGCACTCCAATTCGATTCATAGATCGCCGGCTCCAAACGGAAATACAGATGATTCTTATGGTTCCGAG ATAGAGCAATATAGAGCAGAAATCACGAGACTTCAAGCATCTGAAGCGGAAATTAAAGCACTATCAGTTAATTACGCAGCtctattaaaagaaaaagag GATCACATCATTAGACTGAATAAAGAAAATGGCTCGTTAAAACAGAATTTAGAGGCTTCAAGTCCTGCATCTTCAAATGGCAACTACAAAGTCAAG GGAAGCAATGACCAGTCATCTAGTCGACAACATAGGTTTGCAACTCAAACGAAAAACCGTTATGCTACAAACAACGGAACCATGCCTACTTTGGAATCCAATGCAATTCCAAGTAACATGGTATCTAACCATTCAAACTTACAAGAAAAGGACAAG GAGCTAGCAGATTCGGTAGAAGGAAAAAGTAGCCCCACAGTAGCAACACAAGTACCACATACTCATGAGATACAAAAGTTGAAGTTGGAACTGCAGCAAGAACGAGATAAATTGGCAAACATTCAGCTACAATTCCACG AGGAACAGAAATTGAACAAGTCTTTCCAAGAGGagcttaaattattaaaattggaAAGAGACAAA ACTACAGATGAGGTGAGGCAATTACATAATGAGTTGAATGAAAAAGTATCAGAAATAAAACGTCTGCAATTGGAGTTGACTAGACAGGAAGGTGAAGAAGCAGGCAATGCTATGGATAGCTCTAAACGACTAATAGAAACTTTAGAGAAGGAAAACAGTACTCTTAAG ATGGAAAAAAGTGAACTTGAGGCTGCACTCAAAGTAAGTAGGGCGTCTTTCCATGATAAGAAGTCACCCGATGCTTCTCAAATCCAGAATAGGGATTCAAGTACTGTCAGTGAT TTGTCAGATCCCTCCAAAAGTTTCCCTGGAAAAGAAGAGATGGAGATATCCTTACAGAAGATGAGTAATGAGTTGAAGAAAACACAACAGGAGAGGGACAAAGCAGTACAAGGATTGACCCGCCTTAAACAACATTTGTTAGAGAAg GAAAATGAAGAGTCAGAAAAAATGGACGAGGATACCAAAATCATTGAAGAGCTACGGGATAGTAACAATTACTTAAAGGCTCAAATATCACATCTCGAGAGAGTTCTGAAGCAAGCTACTTCAGATCAGGAGAAACTGAAGATGGCAAACAGCAGTGAAGTTCTGAAGTCGAGAGAAGTCATTGATGACTTGAACAAAAAGCTTACAAACTGTATAAGCACAATAGATGCCAAAAATGTTGAACTGATAAATTTGCAGACAGCTCTTGGACAGTATTATGCTGAAATTGAAGCTAAG GAATATCTAGAAGGAGAGTTGGCTCGTGCAAGGGAAGAAACAGCTAGTCTTTCTCAACTGTTGAAA GATGCAGATTCTAGAGCAGATATATTGAGGGGTGAAAAAGAAGAAATTTTAGCCAAGCTCTCTCATTCTGAGAAGGTACAATCAGAATGGAGAAGTAGAGTAAGCAAGATTGAGGAAgaaaatgcaaaattgagacGAGCTCTTGAACAGAGTATGACACGGCTAAATAGAATGTCAGTGGATTCTGATTTTCTTGTTGACAG GCGCATTGTGATAAAACTCCTTATAACTTATTTCCAGAGAAACCACAGCAAAGAG GTTTTGGACCTAATGGTTCGTATGCTGGGGTTCTCTAATGAGGACAAGCAAAGGATAGGCCTTGCTCAACAAGGTCCAGGAAAAGGTGTTGTCCGTGGTGTTCTTGGGTTGCCTGGCCGCCTGGTTGGAGGCATCTTAGGAGGAAGTTCATCTGAATCAGCTGTAAATGTGGGATCTGATAACCAG TCCTTTGCAGATATGTGGGTTGATTTCCTTCTCAAGGAAACAGAAGAAAGAGAAAAGAGGGAGATGTCTGGAAGCACAGGTGAACCCATGGGTGATTCACGTGATAAAACTACAAATACTAATTCTGCTTCTTCACCACCACCACCTTCAAATCAGAGGTTTAGTACTGGAAATGCACCAATCAGTTCTCCTACTAATCAGAATTCCAGTCCTCCCTCTCGTGGATATTTTCAGCATTCTGAACAAATTGGTTCAGAATTCTCAACAGTTCCCCTTACATATTCAGATAGCAGAACAACTAGTGCAAAACTTCTTCCTagatactaa
- the LOC131609664 gene encoding golgin candidate 3-like isoform X2, with the protein MWSTIANLKENLNKIALDVHHADDDEDDVDLASYGFQADGESPSVSDRRNSRGSVHSNSIHRSPAPNGNTDDSYGSEIEQYRAEITRLQASEAEIKALSVNYAALLKEKEDHIIRLNKENGSLKQNLEASSPASSNGNYKVKELADSVEGKSSPTVATQVPHTHEIQKLKLELQQERDKLANIQLQFHEEQKLNKSFQEELKLLKLERDKTTDEVRQLHNELNEKVSEIKRLQLELTRQEGEEAGNAMDSSKRLIETLEKENSTLKMEKSELEAALKVSRASFHDKKSPDASQIQNRDSSTVSDLSDPSKSFPGKEEMEISLQKMSNELKKTQQERDKAVQGLTRLKQHLLEKENEESEKMDEDTKIIEELRDSNNYLKAQISHLERVLKQATSDQEKLKMANSSEVLKSREVIDDLNKKLTNCISTIDAKNVELINLQTALGQYYAEIEAKEYLEGELARAREETASLSQLLKDADSRADILRGEKEEILAKLSHSEKVQSEWRSRVSKIEEENAKLRRALEQSMTRLNRMSVDSDFLVDRRIVIKLLITYFQRNHSKEVLDLMVRMLGFSNEDKQRIGLAQQGPGKGVVRGVLGLPGRLVGGILGGSSSESAVNVGSDNQSFADMWVDFLLKETEEREKREMSGSTGEPMGDSRDKTTNTNSASSPPPPSNQRFSTGNAPISSPTNQNSSPPSRGYFQHSEQIGSEFSTVPLTYSDSRTTSAKLLPRY; encoded by the exons ATGTGGAGCACCATTGCCAATTTGAAGGAGAACTTGAACAAGATTGCCCTCGATGTTCACCACGCCGACGATGATGAAGACGACGTCGATTTAGCTTCGTACGGATTCCAAGCCGACGGCGAGAGTCCTTCCGTCTCCGATCGCCGGAATTCTCGTGGCTCCGTGCACTCCAATTCGATTCATAGATCGCCGGCTCCAAACGGAAATACAGATGATTCTTATGGTTCCGAG ATAGAGCAATATAGAGCAGAAATCACGAGACTTCAAGCATCTGAAGCGGAAATTAAAGCACTATCAGTTAATTACGCAGCtctattaaaagaaaaagag GATCACATCATTAGACTGAATAAAGAAAATGGCTCGTTAAAACAGAATTTAGAGGCTTCAAGTCCTGCATCTTCAAATGGCAACTACAAAGTCAAG GAGCTAGCAGATTCGGTAGAAGGAAAAAGTAGCCCCACAGTAGCAACACAAGTACCACATACTCATGAGATACAAAAGTTGAAGTTGGAACTGCAGCAAGAACGAGATAAATTGGCAAACATTCAGCTACAATTCCACG AGGAACAGAAATTGAACAAGTCTTTCCAAGAGGagcttaaattattaaaattggaAAGAGACAAA ACTACAGATGAGGTGAGGCAATTACATAATGAGTTGAATGAAAAAGTATCAGAAATAAAACGTCTGCAATTGGAGTTGACTAGACAGGAAGGTGAAGAAGCAGGCAATGCTATGGATAGCTCTAAACGACTAATAGAAACTTTAGAGAAGGAAAACAGTACTCTTAAG ATGGAAAAAAGTGAACTTGAGGCTGCACTCAAAGTAAGTAGGGCGTCTTTCCATGATAAGAAGTCACCCGATGCTTCTCAAATCCAGAATAGGGATTCAAGTACTGTCAGTGAT TTGTCAGATCCCTCCAAAAGTTTCCCTGGAAAAGAAGAGATGGAGATATCCTTACAGAAGATGAGTAATGAGTTGAAGAAAACACAACAGGAGAGGGACAAAGCAGTACAAGGATTGACCCGCCTTAAACAACATTTGTTAGAGAAg GAAAATGAAGAGTCAGAAAAAATGGACGAGGATACCAAAATCATTGAAGAGCTACGGGATAGTAACAATTACTTAAAGGCTCAAATATCACATCTCGAGAGAGTTCTGAAGCAAGCTACTTCAGATCAGGAGAAACTGAAGATGGCAAACAGCAGTGAAGTTCTGAAGTCGAGAGAAGTCATTGATGACTTGAACAAAAAGCTTACAAACTGTATAAGCACAATAGATGCCAAAAATGTTGAACTGATAAATTTGCAGACAGCTCTTGGACAGTATTATGCTGAAATTGAAGCTAAG GAATATCTAGAAGGAGAGTTGGCTCGTGCAAGGGAAGAAACAGCTAGTCTTTCTCAACTGTTGAAA GATGCAGATTCTAGAGCAGATATATTGAGGGGTGAAAAAGAAGAAATTTTAGCCAAGCTCTCTCATTCTGAGAAGGTACAATCAGAATGGAGAAGTAGAGTAAGCAAGATTGAGGAAgaaaatgcaaaattgagacGAGCTCTTGAACAGAGTATGACACGGCTAAATAGAATGTCAGTGGATTCTGATTTTCTTGTTGACAG GCGCATTGTGATAAAACTCCTTATAACTTATTTCCAGAGAAACCACAGCAAAGAG GTTTTGGACCTAATGGTTCGTATGCTGGGGTTCTCTAATGAGGACAAGCAAAGGATAGGCCTTGCTCAACAAGGTCCAGGAAAAGGTGTTGTCCGTGGTGTTCTTGGGTTGCCTGGCCGCCTGGTTGGAGGCATCTTAGGAGGAAGTTCATCTGAATCAGCTGTAAATGTGGGATCTGATAACCAG TCCTTTGCAGATATGTGGGTTGATTTCCTTCTCAAGGAAACAGAAGAAAGAGAAAAGAGGGAGATGTCTGGAAGCACAGGTGAACCCATGGGTGATTCACGTGATAAAACTACAAATACTAATTCTGCTTCTTCACCACCACCACCTTCAAATCAGAGGTTTAGTACTGGAAATGCACCAATCAGTTCTCCTACTAATCAGAATTCCAGTCCTCCCTCTCGTGGATATTTTCAGCATTCTGAACAAATTGGTTCAGAATTCTCAACAGTTCCCCTTACATATTCAGATAGCAGAACAACTAGTGCAAAACTTCTTCCTagatactaa